TCCAAATGGAGTAGATTTAAAAGATAGATTTATTTACTATGTTGGACCAGTTGATCCTGTTAGAGATGAAAAAGTAGGACCTGCGGGACCAACAACATCTACTAGAATGGATAAATTTACTAAAGACATGATGGAAATTGGAATCATGGGTATGATTGGTAAAGCTGAGAGAAAGCAACCAACTATTGATTTAATTAAAGAATACAAATCTATGTATTTAATTGCAACAGGAGGAGCTGCTTATTTAATTTCTCAATCAATTAAAGATGCAAAAGTTCTTGCATTTGAAGAGATGGGAATGGAAGCTATTTATGAATTTGATGTAGTTGATATGCCTGTTACTGTTGCTGTTGATACAGAGGGTGTTTCTATACACACTACTGGTCCTGCTAAATGGAGAACAATTTAATACAATAAAATATAAAGACGCTACGTCTTTATATTTATTACCCTTGAAAAAACTAATCTCTACTAAATTACTTACTATAAAATACTCCTTAGAGTAAAAAACTATGTTTCATTTTTGACGTTAAGAAAAAATGATTAATGTTATATTTCATTATAAATAATAATACAGGAAAATTATAAATGTTATTAGAAGATTTAAAAGACTATTTATGTTTTGGAGTTGCAGGAAACTTTGCTAATCATTTAGGTGAAGCTGGAGAAGCTGATGAGTTTGCACAAATTAAAACAGACGAAAAAGATGCCCCTAAAGGAATGTTTCCTTTTTATATAAAAGGACATGATTCTTTTTTAGGAACATATCCAATATGTGACGAAATTATAAAGACACATGGAAGAGAAGCTGATAATATGCAAGTTGAAGCTGAAGTTGCTTTAATATGTGACTTTGTATATGAAAATGATAAGATAGTAGATATCACTCCTAAATATTTTTCAGCCTTTAACGACTGTTCACTTAGATTCCAAGATGGAAATAAACTAAGTACAAAAAAGAATTGGGGAACAAATACTAAAGGTATCTCTCAAGAAGTTATAGAGATTGATAACTTCACGGAAGAAGGTATTTTAAAAAGATATCATATTGCCTCATTTGTTAAAAGAGACGGTATAGTTCATGATTATGGAACAACATCTTCTGTAAAATCATATTCATACTTTTTTGGGCAATTAAAAGAGTGGATGATAGAAAAACTAAATTCTCAAGAAGATTGTGGTCCTTTAGAAGAATTAACACAATTTACTAAATATGCAAAAGATTCAAAAGGTATTTTAATAGCAGCAGGAGCTACAGCTTATGCTGAGTTCGGAAAGAATCACTTCTTACAAAAAGGCGATGAGATCTTTGTATATATTTATGACGCACATTTCCATTCATTTGATGATATGTACAATGATATGTGTGGAATGGATACTTTCTTAAGTAAATGTTCTAAACTTCATCAAATATTAGAATAAATAAAAAAATATATTTAATATTAATCTTATTATAAGACTTCTTAAATATAATCACAAAAATTATGTTTAAGGAACTTATATGTTAAAAGAATTCAAAGAATTTCTAATTAAAGGGAATATGGTTGATATGGCTGTTGGATTTATTTTTGGAGCAGCTTTTGCTACATTAATTAAATCACTTGTTGCAAATGTTATTATGCCACCTGTTGGAATGTTACTTGGAAATGTAGACTTCTCTCAATTATTTATTGCACTTGATGGTAAAACTTATGAAACAATGGCTAAATTAACAGAAGCAGGAGCACCTGCTATTAAAATTGGTTTATTTATGAATGACACAATTTCTTTTGTAATCTTAGGATTTGTGATGTTTATGTTTATTAAAACTTACAATAAAATGAAGAAAAAAGAAGAGGAAGTTGTAGAAGAACCAACTACAAAAACATGTAGTGAGTGTGCAATGGATATTCCAATTGCTGCTAAAAAATGTGCTCACTGTGGAAACACTGAAGTATAATAAAAATTAAAATTAAAAGGTCTAAACCTTTTAATTTTTTAATCTAAATCTACTAAAGCTTTAAATGTAGCTCCACATCTACCAATATTTTCAACATTTACATGTGACTTTTCATCTAATCTTCCCTCTTCCAAATATTGATGTTTAATCTCTAATATAATTGGCGTTGTAACACCTGGAATATCAACTGTAGAATAATATTCACATAGTAATGCACTTTGAGAAGAGCTTATCATTGGAGGAAAACTTTCCATAACTTCGTTAACATCAATTTCAAATTTTTGAATCTCACTATCTTCTTTTGGAAGTGGTATTGCACATTTTTTAACTTGGTTTGCATTATCTTTATTAACAAAACAAATAGTAGCTTTCTTATGCTTTAAAATATTTGCTAGTGTATCTTTTGGAACTCCATCTTCTTTTTCGCCAATTGCTACAATTACTAATGCAGGATTAGTAGAAATTGGAATAAAATAAGAAAAAGGGGCTGCATTTAATACACCCTCATCTTCTGTAACAATCCAAGCTATTGGTCTTGGAATTACTGTATCTGACATTATTTTATATCTGTTTAAATCGTTAATATCTTTATAGTCTAAAATCATTAATGTTCCTTACTTTATCTTTAAAATATAGCAAAATTATAGCAAAATTTATACACTTATAAAAGAATAAAAAATCATTTATTATATAAATTTAATTTATGTTTCTAAAAGTTAGTTTGAGGGAAAAACCAGAGGAAAAACTAGTTTGAAACATGCACCAAAATGAGTTTTATTTTCAATGTAAAATTTCTCATTTGATACAAAAATCTCACCCTTCATACTATTATTAATAATTTCTTTTGTCATATGAAGACCAATTCCAGTACCAATACTTTGATCCTTTGTTGAAAAGTATGGTTCAAAAATTTTATTTTCAATAGATTTAGGAATCCCTCCACCACTATCTTTTATAATTAAATAAGCATTCTTTTCATCTTGGAAAATATCTATAATAATGTATCTTTGTTTTTCCTCTTTTAATAATAAAATATCTTTTGCATTATTTATTATATTTATTGTAGCTTGTAAAAGTTCATTTTTAACACCATAAATTTTAACAGAAGAAAAATTCTGTATAACTTTTATATAGTTATTTTGTAAAGTAGAACCAACTAAGATTAAATTTTTGTCAATTAGTTCTCGTAAATCAAACTCTTCTATCTTTTTATTTTCCATAAAAAAGTTTCTAAAATCTTCAATTGTATCTGATAAGTGTTTTGTGCATTCTACAATTTTAGTAAAATCATTTTTCATATCATTGTTATTTATAAAGTCAAAATCAATCTTAACACAGTTACCACTAGCTATTGTAGAAATTGTACTTAAAGGTTGTCTCCATTGATGTGCAATATTACCTATCATTTCTCCCATTGAAGCCATCTTAGATTGTACTTGTAATAATTCATCTTTATGTCTGTTTTTTTGAACTTCTGAGTCAAATTTTTGTTTTAATTTATTATTTAATACTTCTAATTCTTTTGTTTTTTCCTCTACTTTTACTTCAAGGGTTGCATTGATATTTCTAAGTGCACTTTTTTGGTTTTCAATACTTTCTTTGTATTGATTTAACATATTAGTAATTTTAATAGAAATAAAATATGATAGAAAACTTGAAATAAAAATAAAAATTAATGCAGTTTTTATTGAATATTCAATAATTTCATTTCTTTTTGATTCATTTATTCCAATAATCCCTTCTATACTTTTATCGATATTTTTAATATTAATATTAATACCAATTAACCAATCCCAAGTATCTATATAACTAAAGACATCAAGAGTGTAATTATTCTTATCAATTTTATTCCAGAAATATTTATACTCATCTTCTATTAAATCAATTTTAGATAATTTTGCATAATCAAATAATGATGAAATCATATTTTTATTTGTTTGAATAGTTTCATAAGAAATATTTTTAAAATTATTTGAAGTGTCTTGTATCACATTTAGTTTATCATCAAGTGTAAAAATAAAACTATTTTTTTGTAGTTTCATCAAGTTTAATCTCTTCAAAATTTCTTTTTTAGTATCAACTTCAAAATCTTCTAAATACTCAGAATATCCTAATACTAAATTTAAAGATTCAAACTTCTTTAAATATGAAATTTTATTTAATTCTACAAGCTTTTTATCTCTTAATACAGTCTCTTTATTAAAAATAAAACTTGTATTCTTCTTATGTAATACTTCATCTATTTGAACATGAAAATCTTTATTTATATTATCTTTTAAAGATATATTTTTTGAATTAAAAGAATTACGATTTTTTGAATATCCATATAAAAAATACTTTCCCTTATCTTTCGAATTTAATTGACTAAGAGATGATAATATATTTATTTGAATTGCTTCTGAGGATTCAATTCCTATTGAGTTATTATATGATTCAGTAAGTATTGTATTTGCAAAATCTATTTTATCTTTTACTTTATCTTTTAATATATTTAATGAAGTTAATTTTTTATATTTAACATATGAATTTATTGAATCTAGAATAGTTACTAAACGTTCTTTTTCTTCATTTAAAAAAGTTTTTTCTAATTTTTTTGAGTCATTTTTAAATTTGCTATCTGCTTGTTTTATATGTATAAATGTAATAATTGATGCTGTTAGTATTATAAATAATATCGGAACAACAATTATTGTTTTTGATAAGTTTTCTTCTTTAAACATTTATATTTTAAATTCAGCTTCAACTTCTTTAGCAATAAGATTGCCTTTTAATGTGAGTAGACCATCTGTGATATATTCTTCAGTCTTTAACTTTTTTAAAAGTTTTTTTCCTTCTTTAAGTGAAAATAGTTGCGTATTTTCTAGAGTTACTACAATATCCATAAGTGTTTCATCATCTTTTTTCTTTAATATTGCTAACAATAATATTTTTTCGTTTATATCCATTTTAAAATCCTAGTATAGTAATAGGCAAATATAATAAATGCAAAGCCTAATAAGACAGTAATTATAGCAAGCGAAGTTAAACTTGCCATTAATCCAATAAATAGTGTAGTTATAATGCATGAAATCATGAAAAACATGTCATTATATGATATTACTCTACCTAAATATTTTTCCTCACATTTGTCTTGTAGTAATGCATAAGTTAGTGACCAAAGAACAGTTGTAAATAATCCTACGAAAAACATTGAAATAAGTGAGATATAAAAATTAAACTGTGTTAATCCCCAGATAATTATTGTAATTCCTTGAAAAATTAATAAATAATGTAAATTATCTTTATTAACATATTTTGAAATAAATATAGGTCCAATCATCAAAGCAACAGCTCTAGTTGCATTTGATATACCAATTGCAAGAGGAACTGAAATAACATATTTATACTCGCTTTTTGCAAGTAAAGTAATCAAGGTATCAAAAGATGTTAAACCTACACTAGCATGTAAAAGGATTAAGTGCATTATGATTTTATTTTCTTTTATATAAATAAATCCATCTTTTATTAATGTAAATATTTTATCTTGTACAACACTTGCCTTTACAACAAAATCAATTCTTACAAAAACAAAAAAAGCAGCTACAAAAAATAGTGAGTCAACAATAAAAGCAGCTTTAATTCCAATATAATTTACAATTAAAGCAGAAACTGCCATTCCAGCTGCATAACAAAAAGACCAAATAATTGAGTGTATTTCATTTGCTTTTTGTAAGGCTTCACCTTTTAAAAGTTTTGCGAGCAGGGACATTTCAGTTGAGAAAAAAATTGAAGCAGCAGACATTCTAATAAATATAAAAATCATTAAAAGCCATATTTGACTTTGATTTTCTATTGTTAAAAATAGCAATGTCATAATAAACTCTATTGCAAGTAAAGAAAGCATTAAAGGTTTTATTTTAAATC
This sequence is a window from Poseidonibacter parvus. Protein-coding genes within it:
- a CDS encoding DUF5718 family protein, which translates into the protein MLLEDLKDYLCFGVAGNFANHLGEAGEADEFAQIKTDEKDAPKGMFPFYIKGHDSFLGTYPICDEIIKTHGREADNMQVEAEVALICDFVYENDKIVDITPKYFSAFNDCSLRFQDGNKLSTKKNWGTNTKGISQEVIEIDNFTEEGILKRYHIASFVKRDGIVHDYGTTSSVKSYSYFFGQLKEWMIEKLNSQEDCGPLEELTQFTKYAKDSKGILIAAGATAYAEFGKNHFLQKGDEIFVYIYDAHFHSFDDMYNDMCGMDTFLSKCSKLHQILE
- the mscL gene encoding large conductance mechanosensitive channel protein MscL, whose protein sequence is MLKEFKEFLIKGNMVDMAVGFIFGAAFATLIKSLVANVIMPPVGMLLGNVDFSQLFIALDGKTYETMAKLTEAGAPAIKIGLFMNDTISFVILGFVMFMFIKTYNKMKKKEEEVVEEPTTKTCSECAMDIPIAAKKCAHCGNTEV
- a CDS encoding flavin reductase family protein; protein product: MILDYKDINDLNRYKIMSDTVIPRPIAWIVTEDEGVLNAAPFSYFIPISTNPALVIVAIGEKEDGVPKDTLANILKHKKATICFVNKDNANQVKKCAIPLPKEDSEIQKFEIDVNEVMESFPPMISSSQSALLCEYYSTVDIPGVTTPIILEIKHQYLEEGRLDEKSHVNVENIGRCGATFKALVDLD
- a CDS encoding cache domain-containing protein, with the translated sequence MFKEENLSKTIIVVPILFIILTASIITFIHIKQADSKFKNDSKKLEKTFLNEEKERLVTILDSINSYVKYKKLTSLNILKDKVKDKIDFANTILTESYNNSIGIESSEAIQINILSSLSQLNSKDKGKYFLYGYSKNRNSFNSKNISLKDNINKDFHVQIDEVLHKKNTSFIFNKETVLRDKKLVELNKISYLKKFESLNLVLGYSEYLEDFEVDTKKEILKRLNLMKLQKNSFIFTLDDKLNVIQDTSNNFKNISYETIQTNKNMISSLFDYAKLSKIDLIEDEYKYFWNKIDKNNYTLDVFSYIDTWDWLIGININIKNIDKSIEGIIGINESKRNEIIEYSIKTALIFIFISSFLSYFISIKITNMLNQYKESIENQKSALRNINATLEVKVEEKTKELEVLNNKLKQKFDSEVQKNRHKDELLQVQSKMASMGEMIGNIAHQWRQPLSTISTIASGNCVKIDFDFINNNDMKNDFTKIVECTKHLSDTIEDFRNFFMENKKIEEFDLRELIDKNLILVGSTLQNNYIKVIQNFSSVKIYGVKNELLQATINIINNAKDILLLKEEKQRYIIIDIFQDEKNAYLIIKDSGGGIPKSIENKIFEPYFSTKDQSIGTGIGLHMTKEIINNSMKGEIFVSNEKFYIENKTHFGACFKLVFPLVFPSN
- a CDS encoding MFS transporter — translated: MNYLALFREHKIIRDLSLVQFIAYFGAWFSNVAIYTMLVNFGSSELAIATVTAMHFLPAVLIAPFSGAIIDRFKIKPLMLSLLAIEFIMTLLFLTIENQSQIWLLMIFIFIRMSAASIFFSTEMSLLAKLLKGEALQKANEIHSIIWSFCYAAGMAVSALIVNYIGIKAAFIVDSLFFVAAFFVFVRIDFVVKASVVQDKIFTLIKDGFIYIKENKIIMHLILLHASVGLTSFDTLITLLAKSEYKYVISVPLAIGISNATRAVALMIGPIFISKYVNKDNLHYLLIFQGITIIIWGLTQFNFYISLISMFFVGLFTTVLWSLTYALLQDKCEEKYLGRVISYNDMFFMISCIITTLFIGLMASLTSLAIITVLLGFAFIIFAYYYTRILKWI